Proteins encoded by one window of Planktothrix tepida PCC 9214:
- a CDS encoding YbaB/EbfC family nucleoid-associated protein yields the protein MTQEKGFGFGLGKMKELADAFKKAQQVQEGAKKLQEDLDQLEIPGEAGGGLVKVYLSGNQEPRRVEISPDVLGEGADVVSDLVLIAMQEAYKNSTATMRERMEELTGGLNLPGLG from the coding sequence ATGACACAAGAAAAAGGATTTGGTTTTGGTCTGGGCAAAATGAAAGAACTCGCTGATGCCTTCAAGAAGGCGCAGCAGGTTCAAGAAGGCGCGAAAAAGCTTCAAGAAGACCTGGATCAGTTGGAAATTCCTGGGGAAGCTGGGGGAGGTTTAGTTAAGGTTTACTTAAGCGGAAACCAAGAACCCCGTCGGGTCGAAATTTCACCGGATGTTTTAGGAGAAGGTGCTGATGTCGTCTCTGATCTGGTTCTCATCGCCATGCAAGAAGCGTATAAGAATTCTACGGCAACCATGCGTGAACGGATGGAAGAACTTACAGGGGGTTTGAATTTACCTGGATTAGGTTAA
- the murB gene encoding UDP-N-acetylmuramate dehydrogenase, whose translation MVMTLSYDSPGQTNCHRSRCIALPETDCLIQSLVPLTTLTSFRVGGPAEWYVAPKGVEQLQETLSWANTEGLPITLLGAGSNLLISDQGLPGLVIATRHLRHTQFDVETGLVTAGAGSSLPRLAWKAARLGWRGLEWAVGIPGTIGGAVVMNAGAHRSCTADILVNTHVLSRAGELQLLTPKDLAYRYRTSVLQGGDRFVTQATFQLEPGHDPQKVLADTTAHFNHRRDNQPYHLPSCGSVFRNPGPKAAGWLIEQTGLKGYTIGQAQVAERHANFILNCGGATANDIFLLIRHIQEQVERRWSFLLEPEVKIMGEFQVC comes from the coding sequence ATGGTCATGACACTTTCTTATGACTCTCCCGGTCAAACGAATTGCCATCGGTCACGCTGCATAGCCTTACCGGAAACAGACTGTTTGATTCAATCTTTAGTTCCTTTAACCACCTTGACATCCTTTCGGGTCGGAGGGCCAGCCGAGTGGTATGTCGCACCTAAAGGGGTAGAACAACTTCAAGAAACGCTGAGTTGGGCTAATACAGAAGGATTACCCATCACCCTACTCGGCGCCGGATCAAATTTACTGATTAGTGATCAAGGATTGCCCGGATTAGTCATTGCAACTCGTCATTTACGTCATACTCAGTTTGATGTAGAAACGGGCTTAGTGACTGCTGGGGCCGGAAGTTCTCTTCCTCGTTTGGCGTGGAAAGCGGCTCGTTTGGGATGGCGAGGATTGGAGTGGGCTGTGGGTATCCCCGGAACCATCGGTGGTGCGGTGGTTATGAACGCAGGTGCTCATAGATCCTGTACCGCAGATATTTTAGTTAATACTCACGTTCTATCGAGGGCTGGAGAATTACAACTCCTCACCCCTAAAGATCTCGCCTATCGTTATCGAACCTCTGTTTTACAAGGGGGTGATCGGTTTGTGACTCAAGCGACCTTCCAGTTAGAACCGGGTCATGATCCCCAGAAGGTTCTAGCAGATACAACGGCTCATTTTAATCACCGTCGCGATAATCAACCTTATCATCTGCCGAGTTGTGGAAGTGTTTTCCGCAATCCTGGCCCGAAAGCGGCAGGCTGGCTGATTGAACAAACGGGTTTAAAAGGCTACACTATTGGCCAAGCTCAGGTAGCAGAACGCCACGCCAATTTTATTCTCAATTGTGGGGGAGCAACGGCAAACGATATATTTTTGTTAATTCGTCATATACAAGAACAAGTTGAACGGCGTTGGTCGTTTTTATTAGAACCGGAGGTTAAAATTATGGGTGAATTTCAAGTTTGTTAA
- the murC gene encoding UDP-N-acetylmuramate--L-alanine ligase codes for MPSSVDFTGRPFHFIGIGGIGMSALAYILAKRKLPIYGSDIQRSHITQRLQALGAQIFCRQDASNFEYIKKSLDEGNHKPSSPMELELSVCENGLNSRSASVIQAEAFNSNGQTTQGTELPQVICSTAIHSGNSEYQAALELGCPIFHRSDLLAALIQDYQSIAVAGTHGKTTTSSMIAFMLLNAGLDPTILVGGEVDAWEGNARMGQGPYMVAEADESDGSLVKITAQIGIITNIELDHPDHYETLDQVINTFKVFDTNCKTLVGCIDCAIVRDQIQPSITYSLNPHTEADYTAKAIQYRPNGIYAQIVEKGSFLGELELKLLGQHNLSNALAAIAVGRQLGMEFSVIAKALAEFEGAKRRFEYRGCHNNILFVDDYAHHPSEIRVTLAAARLRMQESTLNTQPYLQRIVAIFQPHRYSRTHAFLQDFAQCFSDADVVVLTEIYSAGEPNLWEIDGQSVADLIANYHPQVLYQPSMDALKIGLAQLLQPGDLVLFLGAGNLNKIIPEVMAFHQTSQDTDGIESECQQALLD; via the coding sequence ATGCCGAGTTCTGTTGATTTCACTGGCAGGCCATTTCACTTCATCGGGATTGGTGGGATTGGAATGTCAGCCCTCGCCTACATCCTAGCGAAGCGAAAGCTACCCATTTATGGCTCCGATATTCAACGTAGCCATATTACTCAACGCTTACAAGCGTTAGGTGCTCAAATCTTTTGTCGTCAAGATGCAAGCAACTTTGAGTACATTAAAAAATCTCTAGATGAAGGGAATCACAAACCAAGTTCCCCAATGGAACTGGAGTTATCAGTCTGTGAAAATGGATTGAACTCCCGGTCTGCTTCCGTCATTCAAGCGGAAGCTTTTAATTCTAATGGCCAGACAACACAGGGGACAGAATTACCCCAAGTCATTTGTTCAACGGCTATTCATTCGGGAAACTCCGAATATCAAGCGGCTTTAGAGTTAGGTTGTCCGATTTTTCACCGTTCCGATTTACTAGCCGCGCTGATTCAAGATTACCAAAGTATTGCTGTGGCTGGAACCCATGGAAAAACCACCACCAGCAGTATGATTGCCTTCATGTTGCTCAACGCAGGTCTTGATCCCACTATTTTAGTTGGGGGAGAAGTGGATGCGTGGGAAGGGAATGCTCGTATGGGTCAGGGGCCTTATATGGTAGCTGAGGCTGATGAATCCGATGGTTCCCTGGTCAAAATTACGGCTCAAATCGGCATAATTACCAATATTGAGTTAGACCATCCCGATCACTATGAAACCCTAGACCAAGTTATCAATACTTTTAAAGTCTTTGATACAAACTGTAAAACCCTAGTGGGTTGTATCGATTGTGCAATAGTACGGGATCAAATTCAACCCAGTATTACCTACAGCCTGAATCCTCACACAGAAGCTGATTACACCGCCAAAGCAATCCAATATAGACCCAATGGTATCTATGCTCAAATTGTGGAAAAAGGCAGTTTCTTGGGAGAACTAGAGTTAAAATTGCTAGGGCAGCATAATCTCAGCAATGCCTTAGCTGCGATTGCGGTAGGACGCCAGTTAGGAATGGAGTTTTCCGTCATAGCCAAGGCATTAGCGGAATTTGAAGGAGCCAAACGTCGTTTTGAGTACCGAGGCTGTCACAATAACATCCTGTTTGTAGACGATTACGCCCATCATCCCAGCGAAATCCGCGTCACCCTCGCCGCTGCCAGGCTTCGGATGCAAGAAAGCACCTTAAACACTCAACCTTACCTTCAGCGAATTGTTGCGATTTTTCAACCCCATCGGTATAGTCGAACTCATGCCTTTCTGCAAGATTTTGCTCAGTGTTTCAGTGATGCTGATGTTGTTGTTCTCACCGAGATTTATAGTGCTGGGGAACCTAATCTTTGGGAAATTGACGGGCAAAGCGTAGCAGACTTGATTGCCAATTATCATCCTCAAGTGTTATATCAACCGTCGATGGATGCCCTGAAGATCGGTTTAGCACAACTATTGCAACCGGGTGATTTAGTTCTATTTCTCGGTGCGGGCAACCTCAACAAAATTATTCCAGAAGTCATGGCATTTCATCAGACTTCCCAAGATACTGATGGGATAGAGTCAGAGTGCCAACAGGCGCTTTTGGATTGA
- the thrC gene encoding threonine synthase yields the protein MTQATTNNLNLTGATFDKLKCKECGEEYAPEAKHVCEVCFGPLEVQYNYDLLRQTVTRATIEAGPNSIWRYRKFLPVATENVIDVGTGMTPLIKSERLARRLGLKNLYIKNDAVNMPTLSFKDRVVSVALSRARELGFSTVSCASTGNLANSTAAIAARAGLDCCVFVPADLEAGKILGTLIYNPILMAVKGNYDQVNRLCSEVANTHGWGFVNINLRPYYSEGSKTLGYEVIEQLGWKLPDHVVAPIASGSLFTKIHKGFQEFVKVGLVDDKAVRFSGAQAEGCSPVASAFKEGRDFITPVKPNTIAKSIAIGNPADGVYAVELANKTNGNIECVNDEEVIQGIKLLAETEGIFTETAGGTTIAVLKKLVEAGKIDPEETTVVYITGNGLKTQEAVQGDVGEPLTIEPKLESFERAIERARTLDRLEWQQVLV from the coding sequence ATGACTCAGGCGACAACCAACAACTTAAACTTAACCGGGGCGACTTTTGACAAACTCAAATGTAAAGAGTGTGGCGAAGAATACGCCCCCGAAGCCAAGCACGTTTGTGAAGTGTGTTTTGGCCCCCTAGAAGTTCAATATAACTATGACCTGCTCCGCCAAACCGTGACTCGCGCTACCATTGAAGCTGGCCCTAACTCCATCTGGCGTTATCGTAAATTTCTTCCTGTCGCTACTGAGAATGTGATTGATGTTGGAACCGGAATGACCCCCCTCATTAAGTCAGAACGGTTAGCCCGTCGCCTGGGTTTGAAAAATCTTTATATTAAAAACGATGCTGTGAATATGCCCACCCTGAGCTTTAAAGACCGGGTGGTGTCCGTTGCTCTGAGTCGGGCTAGAGAATTAGGATTTTCGACGGTTTCCTGTGCCAGTACCGGAAATTTGGCTAACTCCACCGCCGCCATTGCTGCAAGAGCAGGTCTGGACTGTTGTGTGTTTGTCCCGGCGGATTTAGAAGCAGGTAAAATCTTAGGAACCTTAATCTACAATCCAATTTTAATGGCTGTTAAAGGCAATTACGATCAAGTTAATCGCCTGTGTTCAGAAGTGGCGAATACTCATGGTTGGGGTTTTGTGAATATTAACCTGCGTCCCTACTATTCTGAAGGATCAAAAACCCTTGGTTATGAAGTGATTGAACAACTGGGCTGGAAATTACCCGACCATGTTGTCGCCCCCATTGCTTCCGGTTCCCTATTTACCAAGATTCATAAAGGTTTTCAAGAATTCGTCAAAGTCGGTTTAGTGGATGACAAAGCTGTGCGTTTCAGTGGAGCACAAGCAGAAGGCTGTTCTCCCGTGGCTTCTGCCTTCAAAGAAGGACGAGATTTTATTACTCCCGTTAAACCCAATACCATTGCTAAATCCATTGCTATTGGCAATCCTGCTGATGGAGTTTATGCGGTTGAATTAGCGAACAAAACCAACGGAAATATTGAATGCGTCAACGATGAAGAAGTCATTCAAGGCATTAAATTATTAGCCGAAACTGAAGGAATTTTTACCGAAACCGCAGGCGGAACAACGATTGCCGTCTTGAAAAAATTGGTAGAAGCAGGTAAAATTGACCCTGAAGAAACCACCGTTGTTTATATTACAGGCAATGGCTTAAAAACCCAAGAAGCAGTGCAAGGGGATGTCGGTGAACCCTTAACCATTGAACCGAAATTAGAAAGTTTTGAACGGGCGATTGAACGGGCTCGCACCTTAGATCGTCTGGAATGGCAACAAGTGTTAGTTTAA
- a CDS encoding MoaD/ThiS family protein, which produces MTVKVLIPTPLQKFTNNEAVIECEASNISELINSLETQCPGIKKSLCDDEGKPRKFLNFYVNSEDIRFLQGANTKLQKGDEVSIVPAVAGG; this is translated from the coding sequence ATGACTGTTAAAGTTTTAATTCCCACACCCCTGCAAAAATTTACTAACAATGAAGCCGTTATTGAGTGTGAAGCTTCTAATATTTCGGAATTAATTAATTCCTTGGAAACCCAATGTCCAGGGATTAAAAAAAGTCTCTGTGATGACGAAGGAAAACCCCGTAAATTTTTGAATTTTTATGTCAATAGTGAAGATATTCGCTTTTTACAAGGAGCAAATACTAAACTTCAGAAAGGAGATGAAGTTAGTATTGTTCCGGCAGTTGCGGGAGGTTAA
- a CDS encoding ribonuclease J yields MTSEPSAPVFNSGALRIIPLGGLHEIGKNTCVFEYEDEIVILDAGLAFPTDGMHGVNIVLPDVTYLRENREKIKGMIVTHGHEDHIGGIPFHLKQFEVPVIYGPRLAMALLQGKLEEAGVAERTELRSVRPREMVRIGKYFLVEYIRNTHSIADSFTVAITTPVGVVIHTGDFKIDHTPVDGEFFDFQRLAEYGEKGVHCLLSDSTNAEIPGFTPSESSVYPNLERIFAQAQGRILVTTFASSVHRLNIILNIAQKQGRLVSVVGRSMLNVIAHARTLGYVKCEDRLFVPLNSINGIPDDKLLILTTGSQGEPLSALTRIAEGAHRQIGIKKGDTVVFSANPIPGNTIAVVNTIDKLMMQGANVIYGREKGIHVSGHGCQEDQKLMLALTRPKFFVPVHGEHRMLVQHQKTAQSMGIPPENMVLIDNGFVVELTKESIRIADKVQAGIEPVDSSRSGVVKDETMKERRQLAEEGVVTVAAAVGTDGKLLARPEIHLKGVVNSVDPASIQQQLSQTIENVLTERWTEFARTFGTETKEIDWEGLKTQIERSIQRVLRREIPSNPLLVLLVQTPEGEQETSAKVTGRRRPRSTARVAS; encoded by the coding sequence ATGACTTCAGAACCTTCCGCTCCTGTCTTTAACTCTGGGGCTCTGAGAATTATTCCTTTAGGGGGATTACATGAAATTGGAAAAAACACCTGTGTATTTGAGTATGAAGATGAAATTGTGATTTTAGATGCCGGGTTAGCGTTTCCAACCGATGGAATGCACGGCGTTAATATTGTTTTACCGGATGTGACGTATCTACGGGAAAACCGGGAAAAAATTAAAGGCATGATTGTCACTCACGGACATGAAGATCATATTGGTGGTATTCCCTTTCACCTCAAACAATTTGAAGTTCCGGTGATTTATGGCCCTCGTTTAGCGATGGCATTGTTACAAGGAAAATTAGAAGAAGCCGGAGTTGCAGAACGCACAGAATTAAGATCCGTTCGTCCCCGTGAAATGGTGCGAATTGGTAAATATTTCTTAGTCGAATATATTCGTAATACTCACTCCATTGCTGATAGTTTTACCGTTGCGATTACCACCCCTGTCGGTGTGGTGATTCATACGGGAGATTTTAAAATTGATCATACTCCGGTAGATGGAGAATTTTTTGATTTTCAACGGTTAGCTGAATATGGGGAAAAAGGCGTTCACTGTTTATTAAGTGACTCTACAAACGCTGAAATACCAGGATTTACGCCTTCTGAAAGTTCCGTTTATCCCAATTTAGAGCGCATTTTTGCCCAAGCTCAGGGTCGAATTTTAGTCACTACCTTTGCCTCTTCTGTTCACCGTCTAAATATCATTTTAAATATTGCCCAAAAGCAAGGTCGATTAGTGTCGGTGGTGGGTCGATCTATGTTAAACGTGATTGCTCACGCTCGGACGTTAGGCTATGTCAAATGTGAAGATCGGTTGTTTGTTCCTTTAAATTCAATTAATGGCATTCCCGATGATAAATTGCTGATTTTAACAACTGGATCTCAAGGGGAACCGTTATCGGCATTAACCCGAATTGCTGAAGGTGCCCACCGTCAAATTGGGATTAAGAAAGGGGATACCGTTGTCTTTTCGGCTAACCCCATTCCCGGTAATACGATTGCTGTTGTCAATACCATTGATAAATTGATGATGCAGGGGGCAAATGTGATTTATGGTCGGGAAAAAGGAATTCATGTTTCTGGTCATGGATGCCAAGAAGATCAGAAATTAATGTTAGCCTTAACTCGTCCGAAATTCTTTGTTCCCGTTCATGGAGAACACCGGATGTTAGTTCAACACCAAAAGACGGCTCAAAGTATGGGAATTCCCCCCGAAAATATGGTGTTAATTGATAACGGTTTTGTGGTAGAATTAACGAAAGAATCGATTCGGATTGCCGATAAAGTTCAAGCCGGAATTGAACCCGTAGACTCCTCTCGCTCTGGCGTTGTTAAAGATGAAACCATGAAAGAACGACGTCAATTAGCCGAAGAAGGAGTTGTCACCGTAGCGGCGGCGGTTGGAACCGATGGTAAGTTATTAGCAAGACCTGAAATTCATTTGAAAGGGGTTGTGAATAGCGTTGACCCAGCGTCTATACAACAACAATTAAGCCAAACCATTGAGAATGTTTTAACGGAACGTTGGACAGAATTCGCCCGCACATTTGGAACGGAAACGAAGGAAATTGATTGGGAAGGGTTAAAGACTCAAATTGAACGCTCTATCCAGCGTGTTTTGCGTCGAGAAATTCCCAGTAACCCCTTGTTAGTGTTATTAGTACAAACCCCCGAAGGAGAACAAGAAACTTCAGCAAAAGTAACGGGTCGTCGTCGTCCTCGAAGTACCGCACGAGTCGCGTCTTAG
- the dapA gene encoding 4-hydroxy-tetrahydrodipicolinate synthase: MVSFGRVITAMVTPLHEDGSVNYAVAEQLAAHLVEQGTDAVVVCGTTGESPTLTWDEEHELFQVVQKAVLGKAKVIAGTGSNCTQEAINATQKASKLGLDGSLQVVPYYNKPPQEGLYRHFQAIAQSSPDLPIMLYNIPGRTGQNLLPETVARLAEIPNIVAIKEASGNLEQVSQVRRLTPSEFKIYSGDDSLTLPMLAIGGSGVVSVASHLVGRQLQEMIQAFEAGQVQVATEIHIRLFGLFKALFLTANPIPVKIALNLQGWNVGSTRLPLYDPSVEVTNTLKNVLSQLNLI; this comes from the coding sequence ATGGTAAGTTTTGGAAGAGTTATAACGGCGATGGTTACGCCGCTTCATGAAGACGGTAGTGTGAATTACGCAGTGGCAGAACAGTTAGCCGCCCATCTAGTAGAGCAAGGCACGGATGCTGTTGTTGTGTGCGGAACGACGGGGGAGTCTCCGACCTTGACTTGGGATGAAGAACACGAGTTGTTTCAAGTCGTGCAGAAGGCAGTGTTGGGAAAAGCAAAGGTGATCGCGGGAACGGGATCAAACTGCACCCAAGAGGCAATTAATGCCACTCAAAAAGCGTCTAAACTAGGATTAGATGGCAGTTTACAGGTTGTCCCCTATTACAATAAACCTCCCCAAGAAGGTTTGTATCGGCATTTTCAAGCGATCGCTCAATCAAGCCCCGATTTGCCGATAATGCTTTACAATATACCGGGACGCACTGGACAGAATCTCCTGCCAGAAACAGTGGCACGTTTAGCGGAGATTCCGAATATTGTGGCGATTAAGGAAGCGAGTGGCAATTTAGAACAAGTGAGCCAGGTGCGACGGTTGACACCTTCTGAATTTAAGATCTACTCTGGGGATGATTCTTTAACCTTACCGATGTTAGCCATTGGCGGTTCGGGGGTGGTCAGTGTTGCCAGTCATTTGGTGGGAAGGCAACTCCAAGAGATGATACAGGCTTTTGAAGCGGGCCAAGTGCAAGTGGCAACCGAGATCCATATCCGGTTATTTGGGTTGTTTAAAGCCTTGTTTCTAACAGCAAACCCGATCCCCGTGAAAATAGCACTCAACTTGCAAGGCTGGAACGTGGGATCAACCCGTTTACCTTTGTATGATCCAAGCGTTGAAGTCACCAACACATTAAAGAACGTGCTGAGTCAGTTAAATCTTATCTGA
- a CDS encoding aspartate-semialdehyde dehydrogenase: MSNSYRVAILGATGAVGTELMELLESRNFPVAELKLLASPRSAGTSLPFKGETLPVEVVSENSFHNVDIVLASAGGSTSKVWAPKIVAAGAVMVDNSSAFRMNPDVPLIVPEVNPEAINNHKGIIANPNCTTILMTVAIWPLYQAQPIRRMVISTYQSASGAGARAMEEVKQQASAILAGETPKTEIFPYPLAFNLFPHNTPINELGYCEEEMKMINETRKIFGVNDLRISATCVRVPVLRAHSEAVNLEFEHPFSVEKARDILSTAPGVQLLEDPQANYFPMPIDASGRDPVLVGRIRQDLSHPCGLELWLCGDQIRKGAALNAVQIAELLVEKQLLGHRS, encoded by the coding sequence TTGTCAAATTCTTATCGAGTTGCCATTTTAGGGGCAACGGGCGCTGTGGGAACTGAGTTAATGGAACTCCTGGAAAGTCGGAATTTTCCAGTAGCAGAGTTAAAATTATTAGCTTCCCCTCGTTCAGCAGGAACCTCATTACCTTTTAAAGGGGAAACTTTACCCGTTGAAGTTGTATCGGAGAACTCGTTTCACAATGTTGATATTGTGTTAGCTTCCGCCGGTGGGTCAACTTCTAAGGTATGGGCTCCAAAGATAGTGGCAGCCGGAGCGGTGATGGTTGATAACTCCAGTGCCTTCCGCATGAACCCAGATGTGCCGTTAATCGTCCCTGAAGTTAACCCAGAGGCGATTAACAACCACAAAGGGATTATTGCTAACCCCAACTGCACGACGATTTTAATGACGGTAGCGATTTGGCCGTTATATCAGGCACAACCGATTCGTCGGATGGTGATTTCCACCTATCAATCTGCCAGTGGGGCCGGAGCTAGAGCTATGGAGGAAGTGAAGCAACAAGCGTCCGCTATTTTAGCCGGAGAAACACCGAAAACGGAAATTTTTCCCTATCCGTTAGCATTTAATCTCTTCCCCCACAATACCCCCATTAATGAGTTAGGGTATTGTGAAGAGGAAATGAAAATGATCAACGAAACCCGGAAAATTTTTGGGGTGAATGATCTAAGGATTTCGGCAACTTGTGTGCGGGTTCCCGTATTACGCGCCCATTCTGAAGCGGTTAACTTAGAATTTGAGCACCCCTTTAGTGTGGAAAAAGCACGGGATATCCTCAGCACAGCGCCGGGAGTGCAACTGCTGGAAGACCCACAGGCAAACTATTTCCCCATGCCCATTGATGCCAGTGGACGTGATCCGGTATTAGTGGGTCGCATTCGTCAGGATTTGTCTCATCCCTGTGGTTTAGAATTGTGGCTTTGTGGCGACCAAATCCGCAAGGGTGCAGCGTTAAACGCCGTGCAAATTGCTGAATTATTAGTGGAAAAACAACTCCTGGGTCATCGGTCTTAG
- the tig gene encoding trigger factor, which produces MKVTQEKLPASQIGLDIEITPEMSKNAYEQVVQRMSRSVNIPGFRKGKVPRHILIQRLGQERIKAAALDDLMNQYLPKAVEQENIQAIGSFEPRGEIDNLIQQFEPGKTLTIQVAVDVEPEVKLGQYKGLSVQAEEAKYDPEQVEQVLKREQEKRATLIPVEGRPAQEGDVAFVDFQGYFAQESEEAEPKEIPGAKGDNFQVELQEGRFIPGFVEGIFGMNPGETKTLNLRFPDEYGDEEVAGKDATFTITLNELKERELPELDDEFAEEVSEFSTLAELRESLEKRFQGEKDDQTKANKRKALVDALVETLEVDLPETLIRQEVDRLITQQVMQLSNMGLDVKRLFTGEMVPRLREQARPEAIDALKRSLALKAIAEQESLTVKDEEIQAEEAKVLKELEGQDVDPKRLRAFVTEDLLQNKTYTLLEEHATIELVPEGTLTPLEDEEEEDEELDSTEEE; this is translated from the coding sequence ATGAAAGTAACCCAGGAAAAACTTCCCGCAAGTCAAATTGGATTGGACATTGAGATCACACCGGAAATGTCTAAAAACGCTTATGAACAAGTTGTTCAGCGTATGAGCCGTTCGGTGAATATTCCTGGGTTCCGCAAAGGCAAAGTGCCTCGCCATATTCTCATCCAGCGCTTAGGCCAGGAACGCATTAAGGCGGCTGCCTTGGATGATTTAATGAACCAGTATTTACCCAAAGCTGTTGAACAAGAGAACATTCAAGCGATTGGCAGCTTTGAACCTCGGGGCGAGATTGATAACCTGATTCAGCAATTTGAACCGGGAAAAACCCTGACGATTCAAGTGGCTGTGGATGTTGAACCCGAAGTCAAACTGGGTCAATACAAAGGCTTAAGCGTTCAAGCAGAAGAAGCTAAGTATGACCCCGAACAGGTGGAACAGGTATTAAAACGGGAACAGGAAAAAAGAGCAACGTTAATCCCGGTTGAAGGTAGACCTGCCCAAGAGGGAGATGTGGCGTTTGTCGATTTTCAAGGGTACTTTGCCCAAGAGTCTGAAGAAGCGGAACCCAAAGAAATCCCTGGTGCTAAAGGCGATAATTTTCAGGTGGAATTACAGGAAGGGCGGTTTATCCCGGGTTTTGTCGAGGGGATTTTTGGCATGAACCCTGGAGAAACCAAAACCTTAAACCTGAGATTTCCTGATGAATATGGAGATGAAGAGGTTGCTGGGAAAGATGCGACCTTTACCATTACGTTGAATGAACTCAAAGAAAGAGAACTACCCGAATTAGATGATGAGTTTGCTGAAGAAGTCAGCGAATTTTCGACTTTAGCGGAACTACGGGAATCTTTGGAAAAACGATTCCAAGGGGAAAAAGATGATCAAACCAAAGCCAATAAACGCAAAGCGTTAGTGGATGCGTTGGTGGAAACCTTGGAAGTTGATTTACCCGAAACCCTGATTCGTCAGGAAGTTGACCGACTGATTACTCAACAGGTGATGCAGTTGAGCAATATGGGGTTGGATGTGAAACGGTTATTCACTGGTGAAATGGTGCCTCGTCTGCGGGAACAAGCTCGTCCAGAAGCAATTGATGCGTTGAAGCGTTCCTTAGCTTTAAAAGCCATTGCTGAACAGGAATCTTTGACTGTTAAGGATGAAGAAATTCAAGCTGAAGAAGCTAAAGTTCTCAAAGAACTAGAAGGTCAAGATGTTGACCCCAAACGGTTACGCGCCTTTGTCACTGAAGATTTACTTCAGAACAAAACCTACACCTTGCTGGAAGAACACGCCACCATTGAGTTAGTTCCCGAAGGAACGTTAACACCTTTAGAAGACGAAGAGGAAGAAGACGAAGAACTCGACAGTACCGAGGAAGAATAG
- the clpP gene encoding ATP-dependent Clp endopeptidase proteolytic subunit ClpP has product MIFSESSQYRIHNYSHHGVTSDTHLQTLSPSNIVPIVIEQSGMGERAFDLYSRLLRERIIFLGTPIDDDVANALTAQMLFLEAEDPEKDIQIYINSPGGSVTAGMAIFDTMQQIRPDIVTICYGLAASMGAFLLAAGTPGKRMSLPSSRIMIHQPLGGAQGQAVDIEIQAKEILYHKRILNELLAQHTGQPIERIQEDTERDFYMSAEDAKEYGLIDKVISSTQSLPIPGESVPAT; this is encoded by the coding sequence ATGATATTTTCTGAGTCTTCCCAATACCGAATTCATAACTATTCCCATCACGGGGTCACAAGCGATACCCATTTGCAAACCCTGTCTCCGAGTAATATTGTCCCGATTGTGATTGAACAGTCTGGGATGGGAGAACGGGCTTTTGACCTTTATTCCCGTCTGTTGAGAGAACGGATTATTTTTCTGGGAACACCCATTGATGATGATGTGGCGAATGCCCTCACGGCTCAGATGTTGTTCTTGGAAGCCGAAGACCCAGAAAAAGATATCCAAATTTACATTAACTCTCCGGGGGGTTCTGTCACCGCAGGGATGGCAATTTTTGATACCATGCAGCAAATCCGCCCGGATATTGTCACCATCTGTTATGGACTCGCGGCAAGTATGGGGGCTTTTCTGTTAGCAGCAGGAACCCCTGGTAAACGGATGTCTCTGCCCAGTTCTCGAATTATGATTCACCAACCTTTAGGGGGAGCACAAGGGCAAGCGGTAGACATTGAAATTCAAGCCAAAGAAATTCTGTATCATAAGCGTATTCTCAATGAGTTACTGGCTCAACATACAGGTCAACCCATTGAACGCATTCAGGAAGATACCGAACGGGACTTCTATATGTCTGCCGAAGATGCGAAAGAATATGGTCTAATAGATAAGGTGATCTCCAGCACCCAAAGTCTTCCGATTCCCGGAGAGTCTGTTCCCGCAACCTAA